In one Neobacillus sp. CF12 genomic region, the following are encoded:
- a CDS encoding pitrilysin family protein, with amino-acid sequence MDSTAEKITNMQGYKLHVIETDKYKTNTFVWKMKAPLTKEDVTKRALLPQVLQSSSANYPTTTALRSYLDELYGATLFIDLAKKGEYHIVSFTLEIANEKFLSDSTPLLKKGFELLAEVLTKPNLSGNAFDQDTVNKEKRSLKQRIQSVYDDKMRYSNVRLLEEMCKGEPYALQVNGEAEDVEGITPETLFDYYQKAFSEDEMDLYVIGDVKEDEVKSLANELLKFAERTPKKIETTKVEKKEKVHEMKEEQDVKQGKLNIGYRTNIVYGDSDYFALQLFNGIFGGFSHSKLFINVREKASLAYYVSSRLESHKGLMMVMSGIDLKNYDQAVGIIRDQLEAMKKGDFSDQELVQTKAVIRNQILETIDTSRGLTEILYHNVVAGKDIKLEQWITDMEKTTSDEIMAVANKIELDTIYFLTGTEAVK; translated from the coding sequence ATGGATTCAACTGCAGAAAAAATTACGAACATGCAGGGGTACAAACTCCATGTCATTGAAACAGATAAATATAAAACAAATACCTTTGTTTGGAAAATGAAAGCTCCCTTAACAAAGGAGGATGTAACCAAACGAGCCCTGCTGCCTCAAGTATTACAAAGTAGTTCTGCTAATTACCCGACAACTACTGCATTGCGCTCTTATTTAGATGAATTGTATGGTGCAACACTGTTTATTGACTTAGCCAAAAAAGGTGAATACCATATAGTCAGTTTCACGCTGGAAATCGCCAATGAAAAGTTTTTAAGTGATTCCACTCCTTTATTAAAAAAAGGGTTTGAACTACTTGCAGAGGTTTTAACTAAACCGAATTTATCTGGAAATGCATTTGATCAAGATACAGTGAACAAAGAAAAGAGATCTTTAAAACAAAGAATTCAATCCGTATATGATGATAAAATGCGGTATTCAAATGTCCGACTCCTTGAAGAAATGTGTAAAGGTGAGCCGTACGCTCTTCAAGTGAATGGTGAAGCAGAGGATGTAGAAGGAATTACGCCAGAAACGTTATTCGATTATTATCAAAAAGCTTTTTCCGAAGACGAAATGGACCTTTATGTAATTGGTGATGTAAAGGAAGATGAGGTGAAAAGCCTCGCCAATGAACTTTTGAAATTCGCAGAGCGCACACCGAAAAAAATTGAAACTACAAAGGTTGAGAAAAAGGAAAAAGTCCATGAAATGAAAGAAGAGCAGGATGTAAAGCAAGGAAAACTAAATATAGGTTACCGAACAAATATCGTCTATGGTGATTCCGACTATTTTGCTCTTCAATTGTTTAATGGCATTTTTGGAGGTTTTTCACACTCGAAATTGTTTATCAATGTCCGCGAAAAGGCTAGTTTAGCCTATTATGTCTCAAGCAGGCTCGAAAGCCATAAGGGACTCATGATGGTAATGTCAGGGATAGACTTAAAGAACTATGATCAGGCAGTAGGCATTATTCGCGACCAATTAGAAGCCATGAAAAAAGGCGATTTTTCTGATCAGGAATTAGTTCAAACAAAAGCAGTTATTCGAAATCAGATTCTTGAAACCATTGATACCTCTAGAGGATTAACGGAGATACTTTACCATAACGTTGTGGCTGGCAAGGATATTAAACTTGAGCAGTGGATTACGGATATGGAAAAAACAACAAGCGATGAAATCATGGCAGTTGCCAACAAGATCGAGCTTGATACCATCTACTTCTTAACAGGAACGGAGGCGGTAAAATAA
- a CDS encoding ABC transporter permease — MSLMDILMIVVPSTLLWAAPLLFTALGGIFSERSGVVNIGLEGLMVIGAFTAIVFNLTFVETFGSLTPWIAIFVAMAAGAIFSILHAVAAITFRADHTVSGVAINLLASGLTLFLVKLIYDKGETGIISKGFNKIDIPVLKDIPVIGEIFFQNTYWTSFFAILVAVIVWYVIAKTPFGLRLRSVGEHPMAADTMGINVTKMRYLGVIISGALAGIGGGVYAQSITSNFSHSTISGQGFMALAAMIFGKWHPLGSLGAAIFFGFAQSISIIGSSLPFLENIPNVYLLIAPYVLTILALTGFIGRADAPKASGTHYIKGSR, encoded by the coding sequence GTGAGCTTAATGGATATTTTGATGATTGTCGTTCCATCCACTCTTTTATGGGCTGCTCCACTTCTCTTCACTGCATTAGGCGGTATTTTCTCAGAACGTTCTGGGGTTGTAAATATTGGATTAGAAGGATTAATGGTTATTGGTGCATTTACGGCAATTGTTTTTAATTTAACGTTTGTTGAAACCTTCGGAAGCTTAACACCATGGATTGCTATCTTTGTTGCTATGGCTGCCGGTGCGATATTCTCGATTTTACATGCGGTTGCGGCAATTACATTCCGTGCTGACCATACAGTTTCCGGGGTAGCTATTAACTTACTCGCTTCTGGTTTGACTTTGTTCCTCGTTAAACTTATTTATGATAAAGGTGAAACAGGAATTATCAGTAAAGGATTTAATAAAATTGATATACCAGTTTTAAAAGATATACCTGTTATTGGTGAAATATTTTTCCAAAACACGTATTGGACTTCATTCTTTGCGATTTTAGTAGCTGTTATTGTTTGGTACGTCATCGCTAAAACACCATTTGGACTTCGACTTCGTTCAGTTGGTGAACACCCAATGGCTGCTGATACAATGGGTATTAACGTAACAAAAATGCGTTATCTTGGTGTCATTATATCTGGTGCTTTAGCAGGTATTGGCGGTGGTGTTTATGCACAATCCATTACTTCAAACTTCAGCCATTCAACCATTAGTGGACAAGGCTTTATGGCACTCGCAGCAATGATTTTTGGTAAATGGCATCCACTTGGTTCACTTGGTGCTGCAATATTCTTTGGTTTTGCACAAAGTATCAGTATTATCGGTTCAAGTTTGCCTTTCTTGGAAAATATTCCAAATGTATATCTATTAATTGCTCCATATGTGTTAACCATCTTAGCGCTAACAGGTTTTATTGGCCGCGCAGACGCTCCAAAAGCAAGTGGAACACATTATATCAAAGGAAGCAGATAA
- a CDS encoding ABC transporter permease → MSKRLRGIITPVIAVLLGILVGTIIMLVSGYNPGAAFTALWNGAFGDVYYMGEVVRQFTPYILAGLAVAFAFRVGLFNIGVEGQFIVGWLAAVWVGVAFDLPRVIHLPLAIIASIVAGAIWAYIPGLLKARFRVHEVIVTIMMNYVALHVTNYIIRNVLSDNGDKTELVKESATLRSEWFQELTDFSRLHWGIFIAIICCFIMWFLLEKTTRGFELRAVGFNQHAAHYAGMNVNNNIVLSMVISGAFAGLAGAMEGLGTFGYAAVKGGFTGVGFTGIAIALLGANTALGVFFSAILFGILEVGALNMPLEAGVPNELVDIIIALIVFFVAASYMIRVILDKFSKKGVK, encoded by the coding sequence ATGTCTAAACGCTTAAGGGGAATTATTACACCAGTTATTGCCGTTTTATTAGGTATTCTTGTTGGAACAATTATTATGTTAGTAAGTGGATATAATCCAGGTGCTGCTTTTACTGCATTATGGAATGGTGCTTTTGGTGACGTTTATTATATGGGAGAAGTCGTTAGACAATTTACCCCATATATTTTAGCTGGTTTAGCCGTTGCTTTTGCTTTCAGAGTTGGATTATTCAATATTGGGGTTGAAGGGCAATTTATTGTCGGATGGCTTGCTGCTGTATGGGTTGGGGTTGCATTTGACCTGCCAAGAGTGATTCACTTGCCGCTGGCAATCATCGCATCTATCGTTGCTGGAGCAATTTGGGCGTATATCCCAGGTTTATTAAAAGCTCGCTTCCGCGTTCACGAAGTAATCGTTACGATTATGATGAACTATGTTGCACTTCATGTTACTAACTACATTATTCGTAATGTATTATCAGATAATGGAGATAAAACAGAGCTTGTAAAAGAATCAGCAACATTACGGTCAGAATGGTTCCAAGAATTAACAGACTTTTCACGACTTCACTGGGGAATTTTTATAGCAATTATATGTTGTTTCATTATGTGGTTCTTATTAGAAAAAACAACTAGAGGTTTTGAATTAAGAGCAGTAGGATTTAACCAGCATGCAGCACATTATGCTGGTATGAATGTTAATAATAATATTGTGTTATCAATGGTTATTTCCGGTGCATTTGCTGGTTTAGCAGGAGCAATGGAAGGACTAGGTACGTTTGGATATGCAGCTGTTAAAGGTGGATTTACTGGCGTAGGTTTCACCGGTATTGCGATTGCGCTATTAGGAGCTAACACTGCACTTGGGGTATTCTTCTCTGCCATCCTCTTCGGTATTCTAGAAGTCGGTGCTTTAAATATGCCTCTTGAAGCTGGCGTTCCAAATGAACTTGTAGACATCATCATTGCCCTAATCGTATTCTTCGTTGCGGCGAGTTATATGATAAGAGTTATACTAGATAAGTTCAGTAAAAAGGGGGTGAAGTAA
- a CDS encoding ABC transporter ATP-binding protein, giving the protein MDYVIEMLNIRKEFGGFVANDNITLQLKQGEIHALLGENGAGKSTLMNVLFGLYQPEAGEIRVKGKPVNISNPNIANDLGIGMVHQHFMLVDTFTVTENIILGKEITSAGRIDIKKAEQEVRAISERYGLSVDPQAKISDISVGMQQRVEILKTLYRGAEILIFDEPSAVLTPQEIKELIQIMKTLIKEGKSIILITHKLKEIMEVCDRCTVIRKGKGIGTVNVNETNPNELASLMVGREVTFKTEKSPGNPKQEVFEVKDLVVKDTRGVTVVNGLDLSVRAGEIVGIAGVDGNGQSEFIEAITGLRKSESGSVKLNGKELVNLSPRKITDTGVGHIPQDRHKHGLVLNFPIGENMVLQTYNKKPYSKNGILNFKEIYNKARNLIEEFDVRTPSEYVLARALSGGNQQKAIIGREVDRDPDLLIAAQPTRGLDVGAIEFIHKRLIEQRDNGKAVLLISFELDEIMNVSDRIAVIYEGKIVAVVNPKETTEQELGLLMAGSNRKEAGEATNV; this is encoded by the coding sequence ATGGATTATGTAATTGAAATGCTCAATATCCGTAAGGAATTCGGTGGATTTGTTGCGAATGACAACATTACACTTCAGTTGAAACAAGGAGAGATTCATGCTTTACTCGGTGAAAATGGTGCGGGTAAATCAACTTTAATGAACGTCCTTTTTGGATTATATCAACCTGAAGCCGGAGAAATCCGTGTAAAAGGAAAACCAGTGAACATTTCAAATCCAAACATTGCAAATGATCTAGGAATTGGAATGGTGCATCAACACTTTATGCTTGTAGATACATTTACCGTCACCGAAAATATTATTCTAGGTAAAGAAATAACATCTGCAGGACGTATTGACATTAAGAAGGCTGAACAGGAAGTTCGTGCCATTTCTGAACGTTATGGACTATCTGTTGATCCTCAAGCAAAAATCTCTGATATTTCTGTGGGAATGCAGCAAAGGGTAGAAATCCTAAAAACGCTATACCGTGGTGCTGAGATTCTAATTTTTGACGAACCATCTGCTGTACTTACACCTCAAGAAATTAAAGAATTAATTCAAATAATGAAAACGCTTATTAAGGAAGGTAAATCCATTATCCTTATTACCCACAAGCTGAAAGAAATCATGGAGGTTTGTGATCGTTGTACGGTTATTCGTAAAGGGAAAGGGATTGGAACTGTAAATGTAAATGAAACAAATCCTAATGAGCTTGCAAGTTTAATGGTAGGTCGTGAAGTAACTTTTAAAACAGAAAAGAGTCCTGGAAACCCAAAACAGGAAGTTTTTGAAGTTAAGGATTTAGTAGTAAAAGATACTCGTGGTGTTACAGTTGTTAATGGTTTAGACTTGTCAGTTCGCGCAGGAGAAATTGTTGGTATTGCCGGTGTCGATGGAAACGGCCAATCGGAATTTATCGAGGCCATTACTGGACTGAGAAAATCAGAGAGCGGCAGTGTGAAGTTAAATGGTAAAGAACTAGTAAATCTTTCACCGAGAAAAATAACTGACACAGGCGTTGGTCATATTCCTCAAGACCGTCACAAACACGGCTTAGTGTTAAACTTCCCAATTGGGGAAAATATGGTGTTACAAACTTATAACAAAAAACCATATTCTAAAAATGGTATTTTGAACTTTAAAGAGATTTACAATAAGGCTAGAAACTTAATTGAAGAGTTCGACGTTCGTACACCAAGTGAGTATGTGCTAGCACGTGCATTGTCTGGTGGAAATCAGCAAAAAGCGATTATTGGACGTGAGGTTGATCGAGATCCAGATCTACTAATTGCGGCACAGCCAACCCGTGGTTTGGATGTTGGAGCGATTGAATTTATCCATAAACGTTTAATTGAACAACGTGATAATGGGAAAGCTGTCTTATTAATTTCATTTGAGTTAGATGAAATTATGAACGTAAGTGACCGTATTGCCGTTATTTACGAAGGGAAAATTGTTGCTGTTGTTAATCCTAAAGAAACGACTGAGCAAGAGCTTGGATTATTAATGGCTGGATCGAATAGAAAGGAAGCGGGTGAAGCAACAAATGTCTAA
- a CDS encoding BMP family protein, with translation MKKRKIGMALSLVLAAGTLLGACGKADDKNEGATGGNKEEEKPFTVAMVTDVGGVDDKSFNQSAWEGLQAFGKDNNLEEGTKGYTYLQSKSDADYSTNLNTLARQDFGLVYGIGFLMQAAVDEIAQQQKETNFAIIDAEVKQPNVASVLFKEQEAAFLAGVAAAMATKTDHIGFIGGMEIPVIERFEAGFLAGVKAAKPTVKVDVQYAGAFDKAELGQTISSKMYSSGADVVFHAAGGTGNGLFKEAGDLKKKDPAREIWAIGVDRDQNDMGPEVVLTSALKRVDVAVKDLATKAKEGNFPGGEVALYGLEQDGVGVAPINDKVANKADIEKAVQDWVEKIKSGDITVPGTRAELEKFTVK, from the coding sequence TTGAAAAAGCGCAAAATTGGTATGGCGTTATCGCTTGTACTTGCTGCAGGAACACTATTAGGTGCTTGTGGTAAAGCTGATGACAAAAACGAAGGTGCTACAGGTGGTAACAAAGAAGAAGAAAAACCATTTACAGTTGCGATGGTTACTGACGTTGGTGGAGTTGATGACAAATCTTTCAACCAATCTGCTTGGGAAGGTCTTCAAGCTTTTGGTAAGGACAACAATTTAGAAGAAGGAACAAAAGGATATACGTACCTTCAATCTAAATCTGATGCTGACTACTCAACGAACCTTAACACACTTGCACGTCAAGATTTTGGTTTAGTTTACGGTATCGGTTTCTTAATGCAAGCTGCAGTTGACGAGATTGCACAACAACAAAAAGAAACTAACTTTGCAATTATTGATGCAGAAGTTAAACAGCCAAACGTTGCTAGTGTTCTATTTAAAGAGCAAGAAGCAGCATTCTTAGCTGGTGTTGCTGCAGCGATGGCAACAAAAACTGATCATATTGGATTTATCGGTGGAATGGAAATCCCAGTTATCGAGCGCTTCGAAGCAGGATTTTTAGCTGGAGTTAAAGCTGCGAAACCAACAGTTAAAGTTGACGTACAATATGCTGGTGCATTTGATAAAGCAGAACTTGGTCAAACAATCTCCTCTAAAATGTATTCTTCTGGCGCAGATGTTGTCTTCCACGCAGCTGGTGGAACTGGTAACGGATTATTCAAAGAAGCTGGCGACTTGAAGAAGAAAGATCCAGCACGAGAAATTTGGGCAATCGGTGTAGACCGTGACCAAAACGACATGGGACCAGAAGTAGTTCTTACTTCAGCACTTAAGCGTGTTGACGTAGCAGTTAAAGACTTAGCTACAAAAGCTAAAGAAGGTAACTTCCCAGGTGGAGAAGTTGCATTATACGGTCTTGAACAAGATGGTGTAGGTGTAGCACCTATCAATGATAAGGTTGCTAACAAAGCTGATATTGAAAAGGCAGTGCAAGATTGGGTAGAAAAAATTAAATCAGGGGATATCACAGTTCCTGGAACTCGTGCTGAACTTGAGAAATTTACTGTAAAATAA
- a CDS encoding GntR family transcriptional regulator — MSIKLDNRHLYLQVIDRLKQDIELGVYKEKEKLPSEFDLAKHLGVSRATLREALRILEEENVIIRRHGVGTFVNSKPLFTSGIEQLNSVTDMIFQAGMKPGTIFLSSSTVGATEEDIRRFSCSANEEIVIMERVRTANGEPVVYCIDKVPEKILPETFSHGEESIFSILEEEANRKITYAVAQIEPIGYHEKISPILECEPETALLVLKQMHFDEMDEPVLFSVNYFKADKFSFQVLRKRF, encoded by the coding sequence ATGTCTATTAAGCTAGATAACCGACATTTATACCTACAAGTTATCGATCGGTTAAAACAAGATATCGAACTAGGAGTTTACAAAGAAAAAGAAAAGCTTCCATCCGAATTCGATCTTGCCAAACATCTTGGAGTAAGCAGAGCAACACTTCGAGAGGCATTACGCATACTTGAAGAAGAAAACGTTATCATTCGTCGCCACGGTGTTGGGACATTTGTTAATTCTAAGCCGCTGTTTACCTCAGGGATCGAACAACTAAATAGTGTTACAGATATGATATTTCAGGCGGGGATGAAACCAGGAACAATCTTTTTAAGTTCATCAACTGTTGGAGCTACTGAAGAGGACATTCGTCGTTTCTCATGTTCTGCAAATGAGGAAATTGTGATCATGGAGCGGGTTAGAACTGCAAACGGGGAACCTGTTGTGTACTGTATCGACAAGGTACCTGAAAAAATCTTGCCAGAGACATTTTCACATGGAGAGGAATCAATTTTTTCCATTTTGGAAGAGGAGGCAAACCGAAAAATTACATATGCGGTTGCTCAGATTGAACCAATTGGTTATCATGAGAAAATTTCCCCAATTCTAGAATGTGAACCAGAAACTGCATTGCTCGTTTTAAAGCAAATGCATTTCGATGAAATGGATGAACCAGTCCTTTTTTCGGTAAACTACTTTAAAGCAGATAAATTTAGTTTTCAGGTATTAAGAAAAAGGTTTTAA
- a CDS encoding DNA translocase FtsK yields the protein MAKKKRRSKKRDNHLKQTVQFELTALALLALAIISIAKLGAVGEAAVLFFRFWMGEWYMLSLIGLVILSVYLMWKRTIPFIFHTKLIGTYLIVSSILLLSHVTLFHLLTNDGNFKDPSVISNTWEIFMMEVKGETSTIDLGGGMIGAVLFAMFHYLFAETGTKIIAFIFILIGFILLTGKSFGDFIAKVGTTIIEFSKGQWNAFKLDVEEWKQKKQERREEKRIQQQRERENRAAAASVQPEINPPLQNVQDEFVTPEPLISSFADRAYSDEEPQKAKRRKEDSKHKGNEQKIPEEDSTPPITFTEVENVAYELPPLRLLKLPKKTDQSGEYELIHANAAKLERTFQSFGVKARVTQVHLGPAVTKYEVHPDVGVKVSKIVSLSDDLALALAAKDIRIEAPIPGKSAIGIEVPNSEVAVVSLREVLEATQNNKPESKLLIGLGRDITGEAVLAELNKMPHLLVAGSTGSGKSVCINGIITSILMRAKPHEVKLMMIDPKMVELNVYNGVPHLLAPVVTDAKKASQALKKVVSEMERRYELFSHTGTRNIEGYNDHVKRHNVEENDKQPLLPYIVVIVDELADLMMVASSDVEDSITRLAQMARAAGIHLIIATQRPSVDVITGVIKANIPSRIAFAVSSATDSRTILDMGGAEKLLGRGDMLFLPVGASKPVRVQGAFLSDNEVEDTVNFVIGQQKAQYQEEMIPDEITEAVGEVDDELYGDAVDLVIEMQTASVSMLQRRFRIGYTRAARLIDEMEARGIVGSYEGSKPRAVLHSKPNEEVN from the coding sequence ATGGCAAAGAAAAAGAGAAGATCAAAAAAGAGAGATAATCATTTAAAACAAACCGTTCAATTTGAGCTTACAGCGCTAGCATTATTAGCGCTAGCTATTATTTCAATTGCAAAATTGGGAGCCGTAGGTGAAGCAGCAGTATTATTTTTCCGTTTTTGGATGGGGGAATGGTATATGCTAAGTTTGATTGGTCTTGTGATCTTAAGTGTGTATCTGATGTGGAAACGGACAATACCTTTTATCTTTCATACAAAATTAATTGGCACTTATCTTATCGTTTCTTCTATTTTGCTTTTAAGCCATGTAACACTTTTTCATTTACTAACTAATGATGGGAATTTTAAAGATCCTAGTGTCATTAGTAATACATGGGAAATATTTATGATGGAAGTCAAAGGGGAAACGAGTACAATCGACCTTGGCGGAGGAATGATTGGTGCTGTTCTTTTTGCAATGTTTCATTATCTCTTTGCTGAAACGGGTACAAAGATTATTGCATTTATCTTTATTTTAATAGGCTTTATTTTACTTACAGGTAAATCATTTGGAGATTTTATTGCTAAAGTAGGAACGACGATAATTGAATTTTCAAAGGGACAGTGGAATGCCTTTAAATTGGATGTCGAAGAATGGAAGCAGAAAAAACAGGAGCGCAGGGAAGAAAAAAGAATACAACAGCAACGGGAACGAGAGAACCGTGCAGCAGCAGCATCTGTTCAACCAGAAATCAATCCTCCCTTACAAAATGTCCAGGATGAGTTCGTGACACCTGAACCTCTTATCTCCAGCTTTGCAGATCGTGCATATTCTGACGAAGAGCCACAAAAAGCAAAACGAAGGAAAGAGGATTCAAAGCATAAAGGAAATGAACAAAAAATACCAGAAGAAGATTCCACGCCGCCAATTACCTTTACAGAAGTGGAGAATGTAGCATATGAATTACCGCCGTTAAGACTCCTTAAGCTGCCAAAGAAAACGGATCAGAGTGGGGAATATGAATTAATCCATGCAAATGCAGCTAAACTTGAAAGGACTTTTCAGAGTTTTGGAGTGAAGGCACGTGTGACTCAAGTACATCTTGGTCCAGCTGTTACAAAATACGAAGTTCACCCTGATGTTGGAGTGAAGGTTAGTAAAATCGTCAGTTTAAGTGATGATCTAGCATTAGCACTTGCTGCTAAAGATATACGAATTGAAGCCCCTATTCCTGGAAAGTCTGCTATAGGAATTGAAGTTCCTAATTCAGAGGTGGCAGTTGTATCCTTACGAGAGGTACTAGAAGCAACACAAAATAATAAACCAGAATCGAAACTGCTTATTGGTCTTGGCAGAGATATTACTGGGGAGGCTGTACTGGCTGAATTAAATAAAATGCCGCATCTACTTGTAGCCGGTTCAACCGGAAGTGGGAAAAGTGTATGTATTAATGGTATTATTACCAGCATATTAATGAGAGCTAAGCCTCATGAAGTAAAATTAATGATGATTGATCCAAAGATGGTTGAGTTAAATGTCTATAATGGAGTACCGCACCTTTTAGCACCTGTAGTAACAGATGCTAAAAAAGCATCGCAGGCTTTGAAAAAGGTTGTAAGTGAAATGGAAAGACGCTATGAACTGTTCTCTCATACCGGAACACGTAATATAGAAGGGTATAATGACCATGTTAAAAGGCATAACGTGGAAGAGAATGACAAACAGCCTCTATTGCCATATATTGTTGTGATTGTAGACGAGTTAGCTGATTTAATGATGGTAGCCTCTTCAGATGTAGAGGATTCCATTACTAGACTTGCACAAATGGCTAGAGCTGCTGGTATTCACTTGATTATAGCTACACAGCGTCCATCAGTAGATGTCATCACAGGTGTTATTAAAGCAAATATTCCTTCAAGAATTGCTTTTGCGGTTTCAAGTGCAACGGATTCAAGAACCATCTTGGATATGGGCGGTGCTGAAAAACTGTTAGGCAGGGGAGATATGTTATTTTTACCGGTTGGGGCTTCAAAACCAGTTCGGGTGCAAGGAGCTTTTCTTTCTGACAATGAAGTAGAGGACACAGTAAATTTTGTTATTGGACAGCAAAAGGCTCAATATCAAGAAGAAATGATTCCAGATGAAATAACGGAGGCAGTCGGTGAGGTTGACGATGAGTTATATGGTGATGCAGTGGATTTGGTGATAGAAATGCAAACAGCTTCCGTTTCAATGTTACAACGTCGATTCCGGATAGGCTACACGAGAGCGGCACGTTTGATAGATGAAATGGAAGCACGAGGGATTGTTGGTTCATATGAGGGAAGTAAACCACGAGCAGTTTTACATTCAAAACCAAATGAAGAAGTGAATTAA
- a CDS encoding YlzJ-like family protein, which produces MILYTTMPQELIFPTDSDSFARQQTVTYQGVSLLVELSDAQNVQVVRILSSDPQHYLDERICPGTKISCASIEGLSAN; this is translated from the coding sequence ATGATTCTGTATACGACGATGCCACAAGAATTAATCTTTCCGACTGATTCAGACTCCTTTGCTAGACAACAAACTGTAACCTATCAAGGAGTATCACTCTTAGTCGAACTGTCTGATGCCCAAAACGTTCAAGTGGTACGTATATTAAGCAGTGATCCGCAACATTATTTAGATGAGCGCATATGCCCTGGTACTAAAATTTCTTGTGCCAGCATTGAAGGATTGTCCGCAAACTAG
- a CDS encoding ClpP family protease, which translates to MNKDRQQNEAGNQEGQEPQKEEKPSSLMEKIQQLGQTNVPQLSSDSKIHCLTIIGQIEGHLALPPQNKTTKYEHLIPQLVAIEQNPKIEGVLIILNTVGGDVEAGLAISEMLATLSKPTVSIVLGGGHSIGVPIAVSCDHSFIAETATMTIHPIRLTGLVIGVPATFEYLDKMQDRVVNFVTKHSKITEEKFKDLMFAKGNLTRDIGTNVIGPDAVEYGLIDEVGGLGPAMKKLNELIEQSKVEGGGLIQ; encoded by the coding sequence ATGAATAAGGATAGACAACAAAACGAAGCTGGAAATCAGGAAGGGCAAGAACCTCAAAAAGAGGAAAAGCCTTCTTCTTTAATGGAAAAAATACAACAGCTGGGTCAAACGAATGTACCTCAGCTATCTTCTGATTCAAAAATCCATTGTTTAACGATTATCGGCCAAATTGAGGGTCATTTAGCGCTGCCTCCACAAAATAAAACTACAAAATATGAACACTTGATTCCTCAATTAGTAGCGATAGAACAAAATCCCAAAATAGAAGGAGTACTGATCATCCTAAATACAGTTGGCGGAGATGTGGAGGCCGGCTTGGCGATATCTGAAATGTTGGCCACACTCTCAAAACCAACGGTATCGATTGTCTTAGGTGGGGGGCATTCAATAGGAGTGCCAATAGCAGTCTCCTGTGATCATTCCTTTATTGCCGAAACGGCTACGATGACAATTCATCCCATCCGCTTAACAGGTCTCGTAATCGGGGTTCCGGCAACATTTGAATATTTAGACAAGATGCAAGATAGAGTTGTCAACTTTGTAACCAAGCACTCAAAGATTACGGAAGAGAAATTTAAGGACTTAATGTTTGCAAAAGGAAATCTTACTCGTGACATAGGGACAAATGTAATTGGTCCAGATGCTGTGGAATATGGATTGATAGATGAGGTTGGTGGACTTGGACCAGCAATGAAGAAACTTAATGAATTAATTGAACAATCTAAAGTTGAGGGCGGAGGGCTGATTCAATGA